The proteins below come from a single uncultured Dethiosulfovibrio sp. genomic window:
- a CDS encoding ferritin-like domain-containing protein yields the protein MAGYSEPYDALDEKTRDISRAITSLKEELEAVDYYNQRVATSTDPQLKSIMAHNRDEEIEHACMTIEWLRRNMDKWDKELKDYLFTEGDITALEEGSGGEGVSSTASSLGLGKLR from the coding sequence ATGGCAGGATATTCTGAACCCTACGATGCACTGGACGAGAAGACCAGGGATATCTCCCGGGCCATCACCAGCCTGAAGGAGGAACTGGAAGCGGTGGACTACTACAACCAGAGAGTTGCCACGTCCACCGACCCTCAGCTTAAATCCATCATGGCCCACAACAGGGACGAGGAGATCGAGCACGCCTGTATGACCATCGAGTGGCTTCGCCGCAACATGGACAAGTGGGATAAAGAGCTAAAGGACTACCTCTTCACAGAAGGCGATATAACCGCACTGGAAGAGGGCAGTGGCGGCGAGGGAGTTAGCTCCACCGCATCCAGCCTGGGACTTGGCAAGCTCCGCTGA
- a CDS encoding diguanylate cyclase: protein MKLRHQTRSLIFTSTAGLILVAVLLIASIHSSRFRSLEKRITQEAFECSISSAKNAREAQARLNSDWAWWDASYRFATEGDNSYLEEHLPPELLWENRLDFAAIVDRDLSFKWGTTLGHKYPEIAPLTEEQEQVVMDIVRMNPIPKGRILSGYTVLSGDITVAITVGEILKNDKSGPSGGWLLLASRPGNSWFGPSGHIRITPGSTGHAPQPLTIFGGKTIVSRQLPSFKSLEPAILTVIRPAAMIEAGDKLIQMSVFALILSGAIIGIATYSWITRKFINRIEFLKRQINIEDPSPLRDSGNDEIGDLCVAFNDLLDTLKRQGEIHRLESLQDPLTGLANRRLLDEKLHQAIAYGKGPIALIMVDLDGFKGVNDSLGHSVGDELLRQVGDRFNSLVGDKDTIARIGGDEFAVLAEKIGNEKDALTLCRRIRGILLQPFNIDNSSLQISASLGVALYPKDGEDRMSLFDAADSAMYRAKRTGAGLVPYDPSLDGIDPETERMDERIKEALEKGLIEPIYEKEVYLDDQMTVRSYVIRPHCPEVTFSDLKERSRINGTAAAIDLMILRKALRERKDDLLGLDMSVWHLWNEGLPLALSGILRDEGFDPSRLELSFDIGCIENHRDRCLMMMDRLSSCGVSLSIREFGYHYVPVSAIRELNLKSVKIPSRLILSPGQDQALDHLLQAMVSLAIKLKVETIVTDLERYEDIERIREMGFIAAHMADRTLDRAFAGDIVNK, encoded by the coding sequence GTGAAGTTAAGACACCAGACCAGATCGCTGATTTTCACCTCCACCGCTGGGCTCATACTGGTGGCGGTGCTTTTGATAGCAAGCATTCACTCCTCTAGGTTCAGATCTCTGGAGAAACGGATAACTCAAGAGGCCTTTGAGTGCTCTATATCCTCCGCCAAAAACGCCAGAGAGGCCCAGGCCAGGCTCAACTCCGACTGGGCTTGGTGGGATGCGTCATATCGATTCGCGACCGAAGGTGACAATAGCTATCTGGAAGAGCATCTCCCTCCAGAACTGCTCTGGGAAAACCGGCTCGACTTCGCCGCCATAGTCGACAGGGATCTGTCCTTTAAGTGGGGAACGACTTTAGGCCATAAATACCCCGAGATAGCCCCTTTGACGGAGGAACAGGAACAGGTAGTTATGGATATAGTCCGAATGAATCCCATCCCGAAAGGCCGGATTTTGTCGGGCTACACCGTTTTGTCCGGCGATATAACCGTCGCCATAACCGTCGGAGAGATCCTCAAAAACGATAAATCCGGCCCCTCTGGAGGGTGGTTACTGCTGGCATCCAGGCCAGGAAACAGCTGGTTTGGGCCGTCTGGGCACATAAGGATAACCCCCGGTTCAACAGGACATGCACCACAGCCTCTGACCATCTTCGGAGGAAAAACGATAGTGAGCCGACAGTTGCCTAGTTTTAAGTCTTTAGAGCCAGCTATCCTGACGGTGATAAGGCCTGCGGCGATGATAGAGGCAGGGGATAAACTTATCCAGATGAGCGTCTTCGCCCTCATTCTCTCCGGAGCTATCATAGGTATAGCGACCTACTCATGGATAACGAGAAAGTTTATAAATCGGATCGAATTCCTTAAGAGACAGATAAACATAGAGGACCCAAGTCCCTTGAGGGATTCGGGAAACGACGAGATCGGGGATCTGTGTGTCGCTTTCAACGATCTCCTCGACACGTTAAAGCGACAGGGAGAGATCCACAGGCTCGAGTCCCTCCAAGACCCTCTCACAGGACTGGCAAACCGAAGGCTTCTCGACGAAAAGCTCCACCAGGCTATAGCCTACGGGAAAGGCCCCATCGCCCTGATAATGGTGGACCTAGACGGATTCAAAGGGGTCAACGACTCTCTTGGCCATTCCGTAGGGGACGAGCTTCTGAGACAGGTGGGAGATAGGTTTAACTCCCTCGTCGGAGACAAAGACACCATCGCCAGGATAGGGGGAGATGAGTTCGCCGTCCTCGCGGAGAAAATAGGGAATGAGAAGGACGCCTTAACCCTATGTAGGAGGATAAGAGGGATACTGCTCCAGCCTTTCAACATAGACAATTCATCCCTACAGATATCCGCCAGCCTAGGGGTAGCACTTTATCCAAAGGACGGCGAGGACAGAATGTCCCTTTTCGACGCTGCGGACTCGGCTATGTACCGTGCCAAAAGGACCGGGGCTGGCCTGGTGCCCTACGATCCATCTTTAGACGGAATCGACCCAGAAACCGAGAGGATGGATGAGAGGATCAAAGAAGCCCTGGAAAAAGGGCTCATAGAGCCTATCTACGAAAAAGAGGTCTACCTTGACGACCAAATGACCGTGAGATCCTACGTTATACGACCTCACTGCCCCGAAGTTACCTTTTCCGATCTGAAGGAAAGGTCCAGGATAAACGGCACAGCAGCGGCCATAGACCTGATGATACTGAGAAAAGCCCTGAGGGAGAGAAAGGACGATCTTCTAGGACTGGATATGTCGGTATGGCATCTATGGAACGAGGGGCTCCCTCTCGCCCTTTCAGGCATCCTGAGGGACGAGGGCTTCGATCCCTCGAGACTAGAGCTTTCTTTCGATATAGGCTGTATAGAGAACCATAGAGATCGATGTCTGATGATGATGGACAGGCTATCGTCCTGTGGGGTCTCGCTGTCGATCAGGGAGTTTGGATATCACTATGTCCCGGTCAGTGCCATCAGAGAGTTAAACCTTAAATCGGTAAAAATACCCTCCAGGCTTATCCTTTCACCGGGACAGGATCAAGCGTTAGATCATCTCCTTCAGGCAATGGTCAGCCTGGCGATAAAGCTGAAAGTGGAGACCATAGTAACCGATCTTGAGCGCTACGAGGATATCGAGAGGATCAGGGAAATGGGCTTTATCGCAGCCCATATGGCGGACAGGACGCTTGACAGGGCCTTTGCCGGTGATATAGTGAACAAGTAA
- a CDS encoding chemotaxis protein CheW, which translates to MTAKKSCVEFVLDEKHFALPLENVKEIISRPEITPLPMASKHVRGIINLRGDVIPVVDLAVRLGGTEERKDRSEILILVIDGLTAGVMVDSASQVAELDTGDLRELDSNAVLDRSAVRGVVRHGERLVIFLNAQSILSVDREIISQIARGKEEDRRDRSSLDIMRIVTFDLGGDTYGFRLEEVREILRYQEPVSIPDSPPFVEGVLQVRGAILPVVNLRERLRRPGDMDPERAKILVADYGDFKIGFIADAIKEVLQVPLSEVSDPPAVVRGESGHQAVCAIVNHCDEIVTVLDKDGLVDRDRLRDIASDEDSDRKDESSVVGYETFVVFRVSEQPFGLPIKKIREINRVGNLSKVPGMPDFVEGVLDLRGEVIPAVSLRKRLGMGLDEPVSEDGRILVVEMSQGLLGLMVDDVTGVSEVPLSRISEPPLSMKELGKARDFVSKVARTESEGERMVLVLSPESLLSPEEAASAKDIAGV; encoded by the coding sequence ATGACTGCGAAGAAGAGCTGTGTAGAGTTTGTCCTGGACGAGAAACACTTTGCCCTGCCTCTGGAGAACGTAAAGGAGATTATCTCCAGACCGGAGATAACGCCTCTTCCTATGGCGTCGAAGCACGTCAGAGGCATAATAAACCTCCGAGGAGACGTTATCCCTGTGGTAGATCTTGCGGTGAGGCTCGGTGGAACGGAGGAAAGAAAAGACAGGTCGGAGATACTTATATTGGTCATCGACGGCCTTACCGCCGGGGTTATGGTGGATTCGGCGTCCCAGGTAGCTGAGCTGGATACAGGTGACCTGAGGGAACTGGACTCGAACGCCGTCCTGGACCGAAGTGCCGTCCGGGGGGTTGTCCGTCACGGTGAAAGGCTGGTTATATTCCTGAACGCTCAGTCGATTCTATCGGTCGACAGGGAGATCATCAGCCAGATTGCCAGAGGAAAAGAGGAGGATCGACGGGATCGATCTTCTCTGGATATTATGAGGATAGTAACTTTTGACCTCGGTGGAGACACCTACGGTTTCCGGCTTGAGGAGGTCAGGGAGATCCTCCGTTATCAGGAGCCTGTCTCTATACCTGACTCCCCGCCTTTCGTCGAGGGAGTACTCCAGGTTAGAGGGGCGATTTTGCCTGTGGTCAACCTCAGGGAGCGGCTTCGTCGGCCGGGAGATATGGACCCCGAAAGGGCCAAGATACTGGTTGCGGATTACGGTGATTTCAAGATAGGTTTTATCGCCGACGCCATCAAAGAGGTCCTTCAGGTTCCTCTATCGGAGGTCAGCGACCCTCCTGCGGTTGTGAGGGGAGAGTCGGGCCATCAGGCGGTATGTGCCATAGTGAACCACTGTGACGAGATAGTCACGGTGCTCGATAAAGACGGCCTCGTGGATAGAGACAGGTTGAGAGACATAGCCTCCGATGAGGACTCCGACAGGAAGGACGAATCCTCCGTCGTTGGATACGAGACATTCGTGGTATTCAGGGTCTCCGAGCAGCCCTTCGGGCTGCCTATAAAAAAGATAAGAGAGATTAACCGTGTCGGTAACCTCTCCAAAGTTCCCGGTATGCCCGATTTTGTGGAGGGAGTTCTGGACCTTCGAGGGGAGGTTATCCCAGCGGTCAGCCTCAGAAAAAGGCTGGGTATGGGGTTGGATGAGCCTGTTTCGGAGGACGGGAGAATCCTTGTTGTCGAGATGTCCCAGGGACTCCTAGGCCTTATGGTCGACGACGTTACCGGCGTTTCCGAGGTGCCTCTTTCCAGGATAAGCGAGCCTCCTCTCTCTATGAAAGAGCTGGGCAAGGCGAGGGACTTTGTCTCCAAAGTCGCGAGGACCGAGTCTGAAGGGGAGAGAATGGTTCTCGTCCTCTCCCCTGAAAGCCTTCTGTCCCCTGAAGAGGCTGCCTCGGCCAAGGATATCGCCGGGGTCTAG
- a CDS encoding biotin--[acetyl-CoA-carboxylase] ligase — translation MKTDIVAILRKAGDHFVSGQAICDQLQVSRTAVWKHINQLKDDGYVIESIPKKGYRITVYPDRVTEYEISPWLKTVELGRNLVHRHTVDSTNILAKGLAREGCPDGTVVTAEHQTTGRGRSGRRWTSIQEGAIQMSIVLRPHVSPAKAPSITQIGAASIALALESLGISPRIKWPNDVLISGRKVCGILTEMSCELDHIHFIVMGIGINVNVRSFPEEISSVATSLALEGQGNLNRASLTADVLNRLEPLYRSFLQGDSQPFLSVCRRLSWLRDKAISFSRNGESLTGVAGDIDDQGRLEVIFPDGTSDYLLSGEVHIGSI, via the coding sequence ATGAAGACAGATATTGTAGCTATCCTCCGCAAAGCGGGGGACCACTTTGTATCAGGTCAGGCCATATGCGACCAGCTTCAGGTCAGTCGAACCGCCGTATGGAAACACATAAACCAGCTTAAGGACGACGGCTATGTAATAGAGTCGATCCCTAAAAAAGGTTATCGGATAACCGTCTATCCCGACAGGGTCACCGAGTACGAGATATCCCCCTGGCTTAAAACCGTGGAGCTCGGCCGTAACCTGGTACACCGTCACACCGTGGACTCCACCAACATCCTGGCAAAAGGGTTGGCCAGAGAGGGCTGTCCCGATGGAACGGTGGTAACCGCAGAACATCAGACCACCGGAAGGGGGCGAAGTGGGAGGCGCTGGACCTCGATTCAGGAGGGGGCCATCCAGATGTCCATAGTTCTCAGACCCCATGTTTCCCCCGCAAAGGCTCCCTCTATAACCCAGATAGGAGCCGCTTCGATCGCCCTGGCACTGGAATCTCTGGGGATATCTCCGAGAATAAAGTGGCCCAACGACGTTCTGATATCGGGCAGGAAGGTCTGCGGCATCCTCACAGAGATGAGCTGCGAGCTGGATCATATACACTTTATAGTCATGGGTATAGGCATAAACGTTAACGTCCGATCCTTCCCGGAGGAGATCTCCTCCGTTGCGACATCCTTGGCCCTCGAGGGACAGGGCAACCTGAACAGGGCGAGTCTCACCGCCGACGTGCTTAACCGCCTAGAACCTCTATACCGATCGTTCCTCCAGGGAGACAGCCAACCCTTTCTATCGGTGTGCAGAAGGCTCTCCTGGCTGAGGGATAAAGCCATATCCTTCAGCCGTAACGGAGAATCTCTAACAGGAGTCGCCGGAGATATCGACGATCAAGGCAGGCTTGAGGTTATCTTTCCCGACGGGACAAGTGACTATCTTCTGTCCGGCGAGGTCCACATAGGGAGCATCTAG
- a CDS encoding Hpt domain-containing protein codes for MIDREDLMEIVDNDDEILSELILAFDEDYDPIVKRLEVAIAEGELIHRTRDAHSLKGIFSTLGASEARDIAANLEMAMKEGDLPASEALLGEILKAGEAVKTEARDILSDLRG; via the coding sequence ATGATAGACAGAGAGGACCTTATGGAGATAGTGGACAACGACGACGAGATCCTGTCGGAGCTGATTCTAGCCTTCGACGAAGACTACGACCCTATCGTGAAAAGACTGGAGGTCGCGATAGCCGAAGGTGAGTTGATACACCGAACGAGGGACGCCCATAGCCTAAAGGGCATTTTCAGCACCCTCGGCGCCTCGGAAGCCAGGGATATAGCCGCCAATCTCGAGATGGCCATGAAAGAAGGCGATCTCCCTGCATCCGAAGCCCTCCTGGGAGAGATTCTGAAGGCGGGAGAGGCGGTTAAAACGGAGGCGAGAGATATCCTATCGGACCTCAGAGGTTAA
- a CDS encoding methyl-accepting chemotaxis protein: MSKSIVSKLGVLIALSMIVLAGSLAFVAIKGVDRMSQSVEAVAERMLNDDIKNKNESDERAADGYGRAMSTYLAWISAGPLWDFNDAALNEYAEGMLSVPNVSYSVIYDDKGSPLAGEVKAGDSVKAFEAPIMHDGKRIGSVEVGLNVTYLEDLRLASVATKDQLISSFSSEAAETQSSITGRIAFIAVAVFIGVLILNVLLLLRVASPLRKMTDVVRDLGEGEGDLTVRIGISTTDEVGRLGSSMNQFMEKLSHLIEDVMAIANRLGHDSETLSDLSRSSKGSIDRVKEAVEEIVSLSETNAAAVEESNAGVEEMAATASSVASASERGVAASAKTFGFTKEVAKEMNDVVEEINGVSLRSQKNRERISALAGAVESITGFVGAITGIADQTNLLALNAAIEAARAGEAGRGFAVVAEEVRKLAEESNKSAGEISSLIETLTSHAQDSIQGTVEEEKALKLVVERTGQLQNKLRSSMEEIRLVDGVMNEVSELSTAQSMSSTEMANAVDSIAQGTSDIVERLGGIGSFTEEAQRAFESVDSQSRILLEGMEQMRRYLSQFKV; encoded by the coding sequence ATGTCTAAGAGCATCGTCTCAAAACTAGGTGTTTTGATCGCTTTAAGCATGATCGTTCTGGCAGGCTCTCTGGCTTTTGTGGCTATCAAAGGGGTGGACAGAATGTCCCAGTCGGTGGAGGCCGTGGCCGAGAGGATGCTCAACGACGACATTAAGAACAAAAATGAGAGCGACGAGAGGGCCGCTGATGGATATGGCCGTGCCATGTCTACCTATCTGGCCTGGATTTCCGCCGGGCCTCTGTGGGACTTCAACGACGCCGCCCTTAACGAGTACGCCGAAGGGATGTTGAGCGTCCCAAACGTGTCCTACTCGGTCATATACGACGATAAAGGCTCTCCTCTCGCCGGAGAGGTCAAAGCAGGAGATTCGGTTAAAGCCTTTGAAGCCCCTATCATGCACGACGGCAAGAGAATAGGGTCGGTGGAGGTCGGGCTCAACGTAACCTATCTTGAGGATCTGAGGCTCGCCAGCGTAGCCACAAAGGATCAGCTTATATCTTCTTTCAGCTCCGAGGCAGCTGAGACCCAGAGCTCCATAACCGGTAGGATCGCTTTCATAGCGGTGGCGGTTTTTATAGGGGTCCTGATCCTAAACGTCCTGTTACTGCTGAGGGTCGCATCTCCTCTCAGAAAGATGACCGACGTGGTTCGAGATCTAGGGGAGGGAGAGGGAGACCTCACCGTCAGGATAGGCATCAGCACCACCGACGAAGTCGGTCGCCTAGGTTCCTCTATGAACCAGTTTATGGAAAAGCTTTCCCACCTTATCGAGGACGTCATGGCCATCGCCAACAGGCTAGGCCACGATTCTGAGACCCTTTCGGATCTTTCCCGTAGCTCTAAGGGCTCTATCGACAGGGTCAAAGAGGCGGTAGAGGAGATAGTGAGCCTTTCCGAGACCAACGCGGCGGCGGTGGAGGAGTCTAATGCCGGAGTGGAGGAGATGGCGGCAACGGCGTCTTCGGTGGCGAGTGCCTCGGAGAGAGGTGTCGCTGCATCCGCTAAGACCTTCGGTTTCACCAAGGAAGTGGCTAAAGAGATGAACGACGTCGTCGAGGAGATAAACGGCGTCAGCCTCAGGTCGCAGAAAAACAGGGAAAGGATCTCCGCCTTAGCCGGTGCGGTGGAATCTATAACCGGCTTTGTCGGTGCCATAACAGGCATAGCGGACCAGACCAATCTCTTAGCCCTTAACGCCGCTATCGAGGCCGCCAGAGCCGGTGAGGCGGGCAGAGGCTTTGCGGTGGTCGCCGAGGAGGTTCGTAAGCTCGCCGAGGAGTCCAACAAGTCCGCCGGAGAGATTTCATCTCTTATAGAGACCCTTACCTCTCACGCCCAGGATTCCATCCAAGGCACGGTGGAGGAGGAAAAAGCCCTTAAATTGGTGGTTGAGAGGACCGGCCAGCTTCAGAACAAGCTTAGATCCAGCATGGAGGAGATAAGGCTTGTGGACGGCGTCATGAACGAGGTTTCCGAGCTCAGCACCGCCCAGTCCATGTCCAGTACCGAGATGGCCAACGCCGTGGACAGCATAGCCCAGGGAACCTCCGACATAGTGGAGAGGCTCGGTGGAATAGGTTCGTTCACCGAGGAAGCTCAGAGGGCTTTCGAGTCGGTGGACTCTCAGTCCCGAATACTCCTTGAGGGAATGGAGCAGATGAGACGGTATCTAAGCCAGTTCAAGGTATAA
- a CDS encoding ATP-binding protein yields MEISEKRLAAVLRSIGDGVIGTDTSGVVTEINPIAEDLTGWGNDSAVGVHIDSVFKVYRKDGVAVDNPVNKVLSTGLAVDLSNDTMLISLDGSSVHIANRATPVLDEDGEISGVVLIFRDVSESYRSREFKEFQLAFQGFISRMASRFATMPDDDLSCALDEALGGLGSLFNLDRCSIFRAQGDEMILCHQWCREGVHSVTNCLPDRCHCLTSGEFVSVEDLSSWDDRCDRTLLMAQGIGAMLCIPMVGKGSVPLGVMRFDSSVTRKWSDSDISLISTAVDLIGGVIFKREAEEALRESEARSRKLVEESFNGVAVHRLILNDRGEPVNYVFLEVNPAFEVHTGLKADDILGKTVTEILPGTEKTDFIRRYGEVVLTGVPISFEQYAPPLDRYYAINAYKVGDLEFATVFQDISSRKGLEDSLIQSRLAAEAAEKAKSDFLANMSHEIRTPLNGVIGMAHLLWDTELNEEQRDYVKTIASSGEALLEIISEILDFSKIETGKLSLERFPFDIGLMVEETIDLVSHQAREKGLELMGGVAPDVPIVVEGDPGRIRQVLLNLLSNGIKFTKEGYVSIIVTSSPVGDPEGTEMLRFDVSDTGIGVPEEKINDLFRPFTQADPSATRRFGGTGLGLAISKKLVDLMGGTLEVESHEGQGAIFSVNLPLKVVRDGIIPSWPLRESLSESIPIRRGRSPKILVVEDTMTNRKVIVRLLEKLGYRSDAVANGKEALLALSTTSYDGVLMDIQMPEMDGLEATRRIRERERRSGVHVPIVALTAHVTQDDRDRCLAAGMDGYLPKPVRPRQLADALERMVPSGKSRDRAVLPPPLPSGDPIARDELMDLIGGELEILAGLISSFESEFPRISDLTYAAIGMEDWEGAEKGAVRMKGMLSSLAAWEARETASLLEETARSGEKEQASVLFRRLRQEAALALEGLYSMREQMADSL; encoded by the coding sequence GTGGAGATATCGGAAAAAAGGCTCGCTGCGGTGCTGAGATCCATAGGTGACGGGGTCATTGGGACCGATACGTCCGGGGTCGTCACCGAAATCAACCCCATCGCCGAGGATCTAACAGGCTGGGGAAATGACAGTGCCGTCGGTGTCCATATAGACTCGGTCTTTAAGGTTTACAGAAAAGACGGTGTGGCGGTCGATAATCCGGTGAATAAGGTCCTCTCCACCGGGTTGGCCGTCGATCTATCAAACGACACGATGCTCATATCCCTGGATGGAAGTTCGGTCCATATAGCTAACAGGGCTACCCCGGTGCTGGACGAGGACGGTGAGATCTCTGGGGTGGTGCTTATCTTCAGAGACGTCTCCGAGTCGTACAGGTCCAGGGAGTTCAAGGAATTTCAGCTTGCCTTTCAGGGCTTTATTTCCCGCATGGCTTCCAGGTTTGCCACCATGCCCGACGATGACCTTTCCTGCGCCCTGGATGAGGCGTTGGGTGGCTTAGGTTCGCTTTTTAACCTGGACCGATGTTCTATATTTCGTGCTCAGGGCGACGAAATGATCCTGTGTCATCAGTGGTGCAGAGAGGGGGTTCATTCTGTGACCAACTGTCTTCCCGATAGATGTCATTGTCTTACATCAGGGGAGTTCGTCTCGGTGGAGGACCTGTCATCCTGGGACGACCGGTGTGACCGAACCCTCCTCATGGCTCAGGGCATCGGGGCTATGCTCTGTATCCCTATGGTAGGCAAGGGCTCCGTTCCGTTGGGAGTAATGAGGTTCGACTCCTCGGTGACCAGAAAATGGAGCGATAGCGACATCTCCCTTATCTCCACGGCGGTGGACCTGATAGGAGGGGTGATCTTCAAGCGAGAGGCCGAGGAAGCCCTCCGGGAGAGCGAGGCCCGGTCCAGGAAACTTGTGGAGGAGAGTTTTAACGGAGTGGCGGTTCACAGGCTTATCCTTAACGACAGAGGGGAGCCGGTGAACTACGTGTTTTTGGAGGTAAACCCCGCATTCGAGGTCCACACCGGCCTTAAGGCGGACGATATCCTAGGAAAAACCGTCACCGAGATTTTGCCGGGAACGGAAAAGACCGACTTTATCCGTCGTTACGGTGAGGTTGTCCTGACGGGAGTGCCTATCTCCTTTGAACAATATGCTCCACCTCTGGACAGATATTACGCCATAAACGCCTATAAGGTTGGAGACCTGGAGTTCGCCACGGTCTTTCAGGATATTTCCTCCAGAAAAGGCCTTGAGGATTCCCTAATCCAGTCCAGACTGGCGGCGGAGGCGGCGGAGAAGGCCAAAAGCGATTTTCTGGCCAACATGAGCCACGAGATACGAACCCCTCTAAACGGAGTAATCGGTATGGCCCATTTGCTCTGGGATACCGAACTGAACGAGGAGCAGAGGGACTACGTAAAGACTATAGCCTCCTCCGGCGAGGCGTTGCTTGAGATAATAAGCGAGATACTGGATTTTTCCAAGATAGAGACAGGAAAGCTTTCTCTGGAGAGGTTTCCCTTCGATATAGGTCTAATGGTGGAGGAAACCATCGACCTTGTCAGCCACCAGGCCCGGGAAAAGGGACTGGAGCTCATGGGAGGGGTCGCCCCGGATGTCCCTATCGTGGTGGAGGGAGATCCAGGGAGGATCAGGCAGGTCCTTTTAAACCTTCTGTCCAACGGGATAAAGTTCACCAAAGAGGGCTACGTCTCAATCATCGTCACGTCCTCTCCTGTAGGAGATCCTGAGGGAACGGAGATGCTTAGGTTCGATGTCTCGGACACCGGTATAGGAGTACCGGAGGAGAAGATAAACGATCTATTTCGACCTTTCACCCAGGCGGATCCCTCTGCCACCAGGCGTTTTGGAGGGACAGGGCTTGGCCTGGCAATATCGAAAAAACTGGTCGATCTCATGGGGGGAACCCTGGAGGTAGAGTCTCACGAGGGACAGGGTGCGATTTTTTCCGTAAACCTGCCTCTTAAGGTTGTTAGGGACGGAATTATACCGTCGTGGCCTTTAAGGGAGTCTCTATCCGAATCGATCCCGATCAGGAGGGGGAGATCGCCTAAGATACTGGTCGTCGAGGACACAATGACCAACCGTAAGGTCATTGTCAGGTTGCTGGAAAAGCTGGGCTATAGGTCCGACGCCGTGGCCAACGGCAAGGAGGCCCTTCTGGCCCTGTCCACGACTTCCTACGACGGTGTGCTGATGGATATCCAAATGCCCGAGATGGACGGCCTGGAGGCCACCAGACGGATAAGGGAGAGGGAAAGGCGATCCGGTGTTCACGTCCCGATAGTCGCCCTGACTGCCCACGTCACCCAGGACGATCGGGATCGGTGCCTTGCCGCTGGAATGGACGGCTATCTGCCTAAGCCAGTCAGGCCGAGGCAGCTTGCGGATGCACTGGAGAGGATGGTTCCCTCGGGGAAATCCCGGGATCGAGCTGTCCTTCCTCCTCCTCTGCCCTCCGGCGACCCTATCGCCAGGGATGAGCTTATGGACCTTATCGGGGGAGAGTTGGAGATACTTGCGGGGCTCATCTCCTCTTTCGAGTCGGAGTTTCCGAGGATATCCGATCTGACCTACGCGGCTATCGGTATGGAAGACTGGGAAGGAGCAGAGAAAGGGGCTGTCAGGATGAAAGGTATGCTGAGCTCTCTGGCGGCCTGGGAGGCCAGGGAGACCGCTTCTTTGCTGGAGGAAACCGCTAGGAGTGGGGAGAAGGAACAGGCCTCCGTCCTATTCAGGAGATTGCGTCAGGAGGCCGCTTTGGCCCTGGAGGGCCTTTACTCTATGAGGGAGCAGATGGCCGATTCTCTGTGA
- a CDS encoding chemotaxis response regulator protein-glutamate methylesterase, whose protein sequence is MSKGTIKVLIIDDSALVRKIFTEELSRDPSIEVVGTAPDPFIGRDKIVQLEPDVVVLDVEMPRMDGLTFLEKLMKHKPIPVIIVSSLAKESSDVAMRAIELGAIDVMCKPGSSYSVKDMGEQLAEKIKAASQAKRRPYTPPATIKRPTAMTIRTTDKVIAVGASTGGTEAIKQVLTALPGNMPPIVVVQHMPQHFTKSFAERLNELCDLEVKEAENNEPLTSGKVLLAPGNYHTVVKRSGATYYVEVKGGPLVFHQRPSVEVMFSSVARFVGRNAIGVILTGMGKDGAEGLLEMRQAGAWTIAQDERTSVVFGMPKEAIALGGVSEVLPIQKIASALIKRLS, encoded by the coding sequence ATGTCAAAAGGTACCATAAAGGTGCTGATAATAGACGACTCCGCCCTGGTCAGAAAGATCTTCACCGAGGAACTCTCCAGGGATCCGTCTATAGAGGTGGTAGGCACCGCCCCCGACCCCTTTATAGGGAGGGACAAAATAGTCCAGCTAGAGCCCGACGTGGTCGTACTGGACGTGGAGATGCCCCGCATGGACGGCTTAACTTTCCTGGAGAAACTCATGAAACACAAACCCATACCGGTGATAATAGTGAGCTCCCTGGCTAAGGAAAGCTCCGACGTTGCCATGAGGGCCATAGAGCTCGGGGCGATCGACGTCATGTGTAAGCCTGGGTCCTCCTACTCGGTGAAAGACATGGGAGAGCAGCTGGCGGAGAAGATAAAGGCCGCAAGTCAGGCAAAAAGACGGCCCTACACCCCGCCAGCGACTATCAAGAGGCCTACCGCCATGACCATAAGGACCACCGACAAGGTCATCGCCGTAGGGGCGTCTACGGGCGGGACGGAGGCCATAAAACAGGTCCTCACAGCACTGCCTGGGAACATGCCCCCTATAGTGGTAGTCCAGCATATGCCCCAACACTTCACAAAATCCTTCGCCGAACGACTGAACGAGCTATGCGACCTCGAGGTCAAGGAGGCGGAGAACAACGAACCTCTGACCTCCGGCAAGGTTCTGCTCGCCCCGGGGAACTACCATACCGTGGTGAAAAGGAGCGGTGCTACCTACTACGTAGAGGTGAAAGGAGGGCCTCTGGTCTTTCACCAGAGGCCCTCGGTGGAGGTCATGTTCAGCTCGGTAGCCCGATTCGTCGGCAGAAACGCAATAGGGGTCATCCTCACAGGTATGGGCAAAGACGGAGCGGAGGGCCTGCTCGAGATGAGGCAGGCGGGAGCCTGGACCATCGCCCAGGACGAGAGGACCTCGGTGGTGTTCGGCATGCCCAAAGAGGCCATAGCCCTAGGAGGAGTATCGGAGGTACTGCCTATTCAAAAGATAGCCTCTGCCCTAATTAAAAGGCTATCCTAA